The region TTCGTCCGCGCCGGGCAGGACCAGCGTGAACTCGTCGCCGCCCACGCGGGCCAGTGTGGCGCGCGCCGGGAGGTGCGCCCGCAGCCGCGCCGTGACCAGCCGCAGCAGTTCGTCCCCGACCGGGTGCCCGAAGGTGTCGTTCACGTCCTTGAAGCCGTCCAGGTCGATGAACATCACGGCGGCGGGGCCACTCAGGGCCGCGCGCAGCTGGTCCTCGAACTCGCTGCGGTTGGGCAGGCCGGTCAGGGTGTCGTGCCGCGCCTGGTGGCGCAGCCGCGCGCCGCGCCGCTCGAGTTCCGCCGCGGAGTGCCGCAGTTTGCGGGCCAGCAGGCGATTCTCCTCCAGCACGGTGCTCTGGCGCAGCAGGATCAGCAGGAACGTCAGTGCGGCGCCCCACAGCGTGACGGGCGCGGGCCGCGTCAGGAGCAGCGCCGCGCAGGTCAGGCCGCCCGCCAGGTACGGGAACGCGGCCAGCCACACCCGCACGGGGCGCGGGGGGCGCCACTGCACGCCCCGCACGGACTGCTCGCGCCGCTGCCACAGGCCCAGCGCCTGCAGGGCGGTGCCCCACAGGTACAGGACGTCCGCGCGGTCCCCGGTCAGGCCGCCCGTCACCGCGAACCGCAGGTCGCCGCCCACGATCAGGGTCAGGCCCGCGCACAGCAGCGCGACCGGGACGCTCAGCCGCTGTTGACGCAGTGCCAGCAGGCCCACGGCGATCAGCGCGAGGTCCAGGGTCATGTACGCGGCGCCCGCGGTGTGCAGCGGCGCCGGCTGGGTCAGCAGGAACGTCCAGCACAGCGTGCCCAGGATGACCATGACGATCAGGCTGTCGAGGATCATGGCGGCCGTGCGCAGCGAGTTCACGTGCAGCCGCGTGAGGCTCAGCAGGCCCCAGGTCATCAGGACGTAGTACGCGCCGTACAGGGCGTCCGCGACGGACAGCGGCGGGACCGGCAGGGCGCGCAGTTCGAAACTCAGGGTGACCGCGTCGCCCAGGATCAGCGCGCCGAATGCCAGCGTGAAGCGCCGCAGCAGGGGCCGCTGCGCGGTGTGGCCGCCGCGCGCCGCGCACGCCGTGACGGCCAGGCACACGCCCAGGGCCAGCAGGTACGCGCCGCCCGTCAGCCAGGGCCCGCCCGGCAGGTGCGGCGCGGCGAGGA is a window of Deinococcus grandis DNA encoding:
- a CDS encoding putative bifunctional diguanylate cyclase/phosphodiesterase — encoded protein: MTIHATNVRTPERRAETALLTAAALHAALVLAAPHLPGGPWLTGGAYLLALGVCLAVTACAARGGHTAQRPLLRRFTLAFGALILGDAVTLSFELRALPVPPLSVADALYGAYYVLMTWGLLSLTRLHVNSLRTAAMILDSLIVMVILGTLCWTFLLTQPAPLHTAGAAYMTLDLALIAVGLLALRQQRLSVPVALLCAGLTLIVGGDLRFAVTGGLTGDRADVLYLWGTALQALGLWQRREQSVRGVQWRPPRPVRVWLAAFPYLAGGLTCAALLLTRPAPVTLWGAALTFLLILLRQSTVLEENRLLARKLRHSAAELERRGARLRHQARHDTLTGLPNRSEFEDQLRAALSGPAAVMFIDLDGFKDVNDTFGHPVGDELLRLVTARLRAHLPARATLARVGGDEFTLVLPGADERQAMHAARQLLGSLRDPVPLVGLSVQVSASIGVSLAPRDGTDVTTLQRRADTAMYHAKRSGRQQAQLFTPSLDEQRRERLVLEAALRRALHGDEFTLHYQPQLRGPHLESVEALLRWTAPDLGTVTPGRFIPVAEQCGLILPLGRWVRERACEQAAAWHRQGRAPRVAVNVSPLEFAQPDFVPHVQDLLARLDLPAHLLELEITEGVLVQDLTGTAAKLRELRAAGVRISVDDFGVQHASLSALMALPADVLKLDRSFLTGPGGGGAPAAGPQVLRAVHTLGRELNLDVLAEGVETAEQHDMLRDLGFEYMQGFLFSPALPPQELDAWRAERAAPTGT